The following proteins are encoded in a genomic region of Rhinolophus ferrumequinum isolate MPI-CBG mRhiFer1 chromosome 17, mRhiFer1_v1.p, whole genome shotgun sequence:
- the MUSTN1 gene encoding musculoskeletal embryonic nuclear protein 1 — protein MSQAGAQEAPIKKKRPPVKEEDLKGARGNLSKNQEIKSKTYQVMRECEQAGTTAPSVFSRTRTGTETVFDKPKADPAKSVFG, from the exons ATGTCCCAG GCTGGCGCTCAGGAAGCCCCCATCAAGAAGAAGCGCCCCCCTGTGAAGGAGGAGGATTTGAAGGGGGCCCGAGGGAACCTGAGCAAGAACCAGGAGATCAAGTCCAAGACGTACCAGGTCATGCGGGAGTGTG AGCAAGCTGGCACCACCGCCCCGTCTGTGTTCAGCCGGACCCGGACTGGCACTGAGACCGTGTTTGACAAGCCCAAAGCCGATCCCGCCAAGAGTGTCTTTGGCTGA